Proteins found in one Labrenzia sp. VG12 genomic segment:
- the ffh gene encoding signal recognition particle protein, producing MFESLSDRLSGIFDKLTGRGALSENDVNEALREIRRALIEADVALPIVRSFTDKVRNRAVGAEVVKSVTPGQMVVKIVHDQLVEMLGEEAQPIDLNAPAPVAIMMVGLQGSGKTTTTAKIARRMTQRDKRKVLMASLDTRRPAAQEQLKVLGEQNDVDTLPIIEGQGPVEIAKRAMSAAKLGGYDVVMLDTAGRIHIDEPLMVEMAEVKSAAEPHEILLVADSLTGQDAVNLAKSFDERVGITGIALTRMDGDGRGGAALSMQAVTGKPVKLIGTGEKSDALEDFHPKRIADRILGMGDIVSLVEKAAEAIDAEQAAKMAKKMQKGHFDLDDLAEQLKQMEKLGGMSGMMGMLPGVGKMKKQIEAANIDDKMFKRQVAIIQSMTPTERKKPDLLKASRKKRIAAGSGVQVADVNKLLKMHRQMADMMKKMGKGKGMLGKLMGGMGGGMPDVDPKQLEEMAKSGQLPGGMEMPKGLPGGLGGGGLPPGMGMPGLPGLGGPKLPGLPGMGKGKKR from the coding sequence ATGTTTGAAAGCCTGTCAGATCGACTAAGCGGTATTTTCGACAAGCTCACCGGCCGTGGTGCGCTGTCGGAAAACGACGTCAACGAAGCGCTGCGCGAAATCCGCCGCGCGCTGATCGAAGCCGACGTTGCGCTGCCGATCGTCAGGTCCTTTACCGACAAGGTCCGCAACCGCGCCGTTGGCGCGGAAGTCGTCAAGTCCGTGACGCCGGGCCAGATGGTCGTCAAGATCGTCCATGACCAGCTCGTGGAAATGCTGGGTGAGGAAGCCCAGCCGATCGATCTGAACGCTCCGGCGCCGGTGGCGATCATGATGGTCGGTCTGCAGGGGTCCGGTAAGACGACCACCACCGCCAAGATCGCCCGCCGCATGACCCAGCGCGACAAGCGCAAGGTACTGATGGCCTCGCTCGACACCCGCCGCCCGGCGGCGCAGGAGCAGCTGAAGGTCCTGGGCGAACAGAACGACGTTGACACGCTGCCGATCATCGAGGGCCAGGGTCCCGTCGAGATTGCCAAGCGGGCGATGTCTGCTGCCAAGCTCGGCGGCTATGACGTGGTCATGCTCGACACCGCCGGCCGGATCCATATCGACGAGCCGCTGATGGTGGAAATGGCGGAGGTCAAATCCGCTGCGGAGCCTCACGAAATCCTGCTGGTGGCCGACAGTCTCACTGGCCAGGATGCCGTCAATCTGGCCAAGAGCTTTGACGAACGTGTCGGCATCACCGGTATTGCGTTGACCCGTATGGACGGTGACGGCCGTGGTGGTGCGGCGCTTTCCATGCAGGCGGTGACCGGCAAGCCGGTCAAGCTGATCGGTACCGGTGAAAAATCCGACGCGCTGGAAGATTTCCATCCGAAACGGATCGCCGACCGGATCCTCGGTATGGGCGACATCGTTTCGCTTGTTGAGAAAGCCGCCGAGGCGATCGACGCCGAACAGGCGGCCAAGATGGCCAAGAAGATGCAGAAGGGTCACTTCGACCTGGATGATCTGGCCGAGCAGCTGAAGCAGATGGAAAAGCTGGGCGGCATGTCCGGCATGATGGGCATGTTGCCGGGTGTCGGCAAGATGAAGAAACAGATCGAGGCTGCCAACATCGATGACAAGATGTTCAAGCGCCAGGTCGCCATCATCCAGTCGATGACGCCGACCGAGCGCAAGAAGCCGGATCTGCTGAAAGCCAGCCGCAAGAAGCGGATCGCCGCCGGGTCCGGTGTGCAGGTGGCTGACGTCAACAAGCTTTTGAAGATGCACCGCCAGATGGCGGACATGATGAAGAAGATGGGCAAGGGCAAAGGCATGCTCGGCAAGCTGATGGGCGGCATGGGCGGCGGTATGCCGGATGTCGACCCGAAGCAGCTTGAGGAAATGGCCAAGTCCGGCCAGCTGCCGGGCGGCATGGAAATGCCGAAAGGTCTGCCTGGAGGTCTTGGCGGCGGCGGATTGCCCCCAGGCATGGGAATGCCGGGCCTTCCAGGCCTTGGCGGACCGAAACTTCCCGGCCTGCCGGGCATGGGCAAGGGCAAGAAACGATGA